A window from Melopsittacus undulatus isolate bMelUnd1 chromosome Z, bMelUnd1.mat.Z, whole genome shotgun sequence encodes these proteins:
- the SYT4 gene encoding synaptotagmin-4 isoform X1 encodes MAPIAASRQQFDEIPTVVGIFSAFGLVFSVSLFAWICCQRKSSKSNKTPPYKFVHVLKGVDIYPENLNSKKKFGADDKSESKNKSSMPKNSLHLDLEKRDLNGNFPKATPKIQSSSDLENLSPEHFSERKKDSVSPDSLKSIPSLSSEDKQDKLGTLFFSLEYNFEKKAFVVNIKEARGLPAMDEQSMTSDPYIKMTILPEKKHKVKTRVLRKTLDPAFDETFTFYGIPYSQIQDLTLHFMILSFDRFSRDDVIGEVLIPLAGIELSEGRLLMDREIIKRNVRKSSGRGELLVSLCYQSTTNTLTVVVLKARHLPKSDVSGLSDPYVKVNLYHAKKRISKKKTHVKKCTPNAVFNELFVFDIPCEGLDDISIEFLVLDSDRGSRNEVIGRLTLGFSAEGTGGEHWKEICEYPRRQIAKWHTLCDG; translated from the exons ATGAAATTCCTACAGTGGTTGGGATCTTTAGTGCATTTGGCCTTGTCTTCTCTGTCTCCCTTTTTGCTTGGATCTGCTGCCAGCGTAAATCTTCCAAATCCAATAAGACACCTCCGTATAAGTTTGTCCATGTTCTGAAGGGGGTTGATATTTACCCTGAGAATCTCAACAGTAAGAAGAAGTTTGGAGCAGATGATAAAAGTGAATCAAAGAACAAGTCATCTATGCCAAAGAATTCTCTCCATCTTgacctggagaagagagatcTAAATGGCAACTTCCCCAAAGCAACCCCTAAAATCCAGAGCTCTTCAGATCTTGAAAATTTGTCTCCTGAGCacttttcagaaaggaagaaagattcAGTATCCCCTGACAGTTTAAAATCAATCCCTTCCCTGTCTTCTGAAGATAAACAAGACAAGCTAGGAACCCTGTTTTTCTCCTTAGAGTACAACTTTGAGAAAAAGGCATTTGTAGTGAACATCAAAGAAGCACGTGGGCTGCCAGCAATGGATGAGCAGTCAATGACTTCTGATCCCTACATTAAAATGACCATCCTGCCTGAGAAAAAGCACAAAGTGAAAACCAGAGTGCTGAGAAAAACTTTAGATCCAGCTTTCGATGAAACTTTCACATTTTATGGGATCCCCTATAGCCAAATTCAAGACTTAACACTTCACTTTATGATCTTGAGCTTTGACAGGTTTTCCAGAGATGATGTCATTGGAGAAGTCCTCATTCCCCTCGCAGGAATTGAACTGTCAGAAGGAAGACTGCTAATGGACAGAGAGATcatcaaaagaaatgttagG aaatcatCTGGGCGTGGAGAATTACTGGTCTCTCTCTGTTATCAGTCTACAACAAACACGCTTACTGTGGTTGTTTTAAAAGCCAGGCATCTACCTAAATCTGATGTGTCAGGATTATCAG ACCCTTATGTCAAAGTGAACTTGTACCATGCTAAGAAGAGgatttctaaaaagaaaacacacgTGAAGAAATGCACCCCTAATGCAGTGTTCAATGAATTGTTTGTGTTTGACATTCCTTGTGAGGGCCTTGATGATATCAGCATTGAATTTTTGGTCTTAGATTCAGATAGGGGGTCAAGGAATGAGGTTATTGGCCGATTAACCTTGGGATTCTCAGCTGAAGGAACAGGTGGAGaacactggaaagaaatttGTGAATATCCTAGGAGACAAATTGCCAAATGGCATACATTGTGTGATGGTTAG
- the SYT4 gene encoding synaptotagmin-4 isoform X2 → MAPIAASRQQFDEIPTVVGIFSAFGLVFSVSLFAWICCQRKSSKSNKTPPYKFVHVLKGVDIYPENLNSKKKFGADDKSESKNKSSMPKNSLHLDLEKRDLNGNFPKATPKIQSSSDLENLSPEHFSERKKDSVSPDSLKSIPSLSSEDKQDKLGTLFFSLEYNFEKKAFVVNIKEARGLPAMDEQSMTSDPYIKMTILPEKKHKVKTRVLRKTLDPAFDETFTFYGIPYSQIQDLTLHFMILSFDRFSRDDVIGEVLIPLAGIELSEGRLLMDREIIKRNKSSGRGELLVSLCYQSTTNTLTVVVLKARHLPKSDVSGLSDPYVKVNLYHAKKRISKKKTHVKKCTPNAVFNELFVFDIPCEGLDDISIEFLVLDSDRGSRNEVIGRLTLGFSAEGTGGEHWKEICEYPRRQIAKWHTLCDG, encoded by the exons ATGAAATTCCTACAGTGGTTGGGATCTTTAGTGCATTTGGCCTTGTCTTCTCTGTCTCCCTTTTTGCTTGGATCTGCTGCCAGCGTAAATCTTCCAAATCCAATAAGACACCTCCGTATAAGTTTGTCCATGTTCTGAAGGGGGTTGATATTTACCCTGAGAATCTCAACAGTAAGAAGAAGTTTGGAGCAGATGATAAAAGTGAATCAAAGAACAAGTCATCTATGCCAAAGAATTCTCTCCATCTTgacctggagaagagagatcTAAATGGCAACTTCCCCAAAGCAACCCCTAAAATCCAGAGCTCTTCAGATCTTGAAAATTTGTCTCCTGAGCacttttcagaaaggaagaaagattcAGTATCCCCTGACAGTTTAAAATCAATCCCTTCCCTGTCTTCTGAAGATAAACAAGACAAGCTAGGAACCCTGTTTTTCTCCTTAGAGTACAACTTTGAGAAAAAGGCATTTGTAGTGAACATCAAAGAAGCACGTGGGCTGCCAGCAATGGATGAGCAGTCAATGACTTCTGATCCCTACATTAAAATGACCATCCTGCCTGAGAAAAAGCACAAAGTGAAAACCAGAGTGCTGAGAAAAACTTTAGATCCAGCTTTCGATGAAACTTTCACATTTTATGGGATCCCCTATAGCCAAATTCAAGACTTAACACTTCACTTTATGATCTTGAGCTTTGACAGGTTTTCCAGAGATGATGTCATTGGAGAAGTCCTCATTCCCCTCGCAGGAATTGAACTGTCAGAAGGAAGACTGCTAATGGACAGAGAGATcatcaaaagaaat aaatcatCTGGGCGTGGAGAATTACTGGTCTCTCTCTGTTATCAGTCTACAACAAACACGCTTACTGTGGTTGTTTTAAAAGCCAGGCATCTACCTAAATCTGATGTGTCAGGATTATCAG ACCCTTATGTCAAAGTGAACTTGTACCATGCTAAGAAGAGgatttctaaaaagaaaacacacgTGAAGAAATGCACCCCTAATGCAGTGTTCAATGAATTGTTTGTGTTTGACATTCCTTGTGAGGGCCTTGATGATATCAGCATTGAATTTTTGGTCTTAGATTCAGATAGGGGGTCAAGGAATGAGGTTATTGGCCGATTAACCTTGGGATTCTCAGCTGAAGGAACAGGTGGAGaacactggaaagaaatttGTGAATATCCTAGGAGACAAATTGCCAAATGGCATACATTGTGTGATGGTTAG